One Aegilops tauschii subsp. strangulata cultivar AL8/78 chromosome 2, Aet v6.0, whole genome shotgun sequence genomic window, aatgtctcacTTGATAGTCTCCGTTCCGGATTTATTTTCGTCCGGTTTTTCATCctctcccccaccccaccccacgcAGGCCAAAAAAAACCCCACACCCGGCAGAAAAAACGCTCCATCGATCCTATCCTTCATTGCCGACTCCTCTCGATCCCATCTCTACTCCAATACGATCCGCCGCCGAGATCCGAGACGATCCGCCGCTGCCGAGGACCGATTGGAGCCGCCGCCGGCGCTGGCCAGCCTCCCCACCGATGTGCGCGCCGGGTCGCCGCTCCCGCTCCCGTAGCCGAGCATAGCAGCAGCAGCGGAGCCCCAGCCGCCACCACGTTCCTCCTGCTCTCCGGCAAGTCCGCCCAGGACCAGCAGctcctcgcctccgccgccggcgagctctcTCTGGCGGAGGAGGGCGGGGGCGAGctcgccgtctccctcgcgcTCGACGCCAGCGGGGACGCGGGCTACGATGCGGCCGCCTACATGGGCGCGCTCCAGGCGCGGCGCTTCGGGAGGTGGATGCGTTGGTCGCCGCGGATGGCATCCACGGACAACCTCGTGATACAGTGAGTGCAAGATTTTGTTCTTTTGAGTCTCGCTCCATCAGAAAAAGTAATAAACGATGAATTTCCTCTTGAAATCGCTCAAATTGGGCTTACTCTTTGCTTCACCTCTGTCTATAGGAACTTCGCCAAACTTCCGGTGGGCGTCGTGTGCGCCACATACATGCAGTTCAAAGGCAGAGGTGCGTCAAATATGTATGCCAATTGGTGCTTGTTTTTGTTGTCCCTTTTAGTGTGTATCTCTGATGATCTTTCAATCTCGGTGATCAATGTCTGTCACTTTGGTGGGGAGATGAATTGTGCTGTTCTGTTTGTTGTATGTTCAGTTGATGATTCGCTTGACATATCCACAAGGTACAGTATGTGTGATCCAACCACACGTCGCATAGTTGAATTCCGAAGCAATTAGCTTGATTACCTGCAGTCCATCTAATTCTCATCTAATGCTGATTAGTTTAAGCGAGTCAACACATAGGACGGAAAGACCCTTTTATAGTTTTCTCAAGGGGAGTGTACCGTGTGCGGGGGCATATCTCTGTTCCTTTGTATGGTTGTTTAACAATTTGTGAAATGCTTGTAGTATGATAATCTAGATAGTGGGGATATGTTACAGAAAGTGTTGTGCCTGGCCTCACATGTACATGAGTTGGTTTATCATTAAGTGCTCTCTTTCCCACTAAATTTCACATCTGCCATCTGAAAAAAACAAATCCACATTTACCTGATTTCAAGTTCTTATGGACCTTATGGTAAAGTATTTAAGTAATTTTAGTCGGCTCAAAAGGCTCCAAGATTCTTTGTCTATCATTTCCTGTTCAAAACTGACAACTGAACTTTGTGAAGCCTTTCAGTTTGTCTTTGTTTCAGTTACTTTACCATTCGGTCTTGATGCCTGAACTATGTGAACATTGTCAGCTTAGTAAAATGGTATGAACTTGTGTGCCATACACATAGCAGGTCGAAAAACTACCATTGTATTTGCATATATTGCTTGTGACACAATTTTCTGAAAACATGTTGGTGGTCATTGGTCAACAAAAGTTTTCAGCATTCGGCACGGTGTTAATTATCTTGAATTTATTGTGTTTCTAGAATTATAGATTTCCGAATAATTAGATGGTCAGCTATGCAATATAATATTCCCATAGTATTGAAATATTCTGTTCTGCAAATAGTCCTTCGGCAAATGGCGCTTACACTTAATATGGGATACTCCAAATCCATAAGAGCAGGCTATATCTGATATTTTCTCCATACAGAGTCGGCAGCGACTTGATTTATATTTTCCGCTACTTGTCAATATGATGGCCCGTTGTATATAAATGAGGCATGGCCATCACTTATACTTGGGAACTACTTTTCAGTGATAGTTGTATTGACTAAGGTACTATTTTTTCTTTCTTAAAGATTGATTTCTTCAGTGGTGTGTGTTTTACTTTACAGTTTTGATAAGATTCCATTGCCAACACACTTTTTTTCTTGACAGGGAACTACGGCGGGCTTATGCTTACTGAACTATATTCGAAACTATCAGAGTGTATAGCAGATTACAGCAGCCTTAAAGGTAAAATGATCTGAACATTTTTTTCCACAATACACAGGTAGTACATAGTAATAGCCCTCTTAATAATTCCTATATAAAAGTATGATCTAAACATTTTGTTGAGTTGTTTTTGCACCAGATTGTTGGCCATTAACGGTTATCCATGGCACTAAAACTACTTGATCTCAATACATTCACCTCACAACACTTGTTGGCGAAAACATGTGCTATAGCACCAAAGAAGTTGAGGTCAAATTAATGAGGTGATAGCTAAACTCCTTAAACTGGATATATTTGTGTTTTGTTTGCTTCAAGTATATAGACATATATTCCTTGATCAAAACTCATTGACACTGCTACCACTAatttgcttcaggtcatcgacTTGAAGATTGATAAATATGGTTCTGTTATTATGCAGGAGTTGTGTGATCTGAGGAGAAACTATTCTCTTGCAAATCGgataattgttgtaggaattaaaAGGCACATGATTGTACTGTTGTTCTGGGATTTCGTTTCTTACGTTCCTCGACCCTAATGTCTACATGAGGTGTGAGTTCAACGGATAAAGGAAATCACATTACTAATAGAATGGTAGGAAGAATCACGGTGATTCATACAAAATTCACTTAATTTATCATATAACGAATCATATAATTTATCAGCTGCCTCAACGGCTCACACTTTTGCAAGTCTTCATATTTTAGAAAATACGACTGAATTTGATAATTGGATCAAATGCAGTTATATGTCTTGTACTTGCTTTGGTTGAATCTGAAATTTTGTCAGAAACATAACGAACCACTTAGATATATAAAAGCATTGATCTGTGCAGAACTGAGAGATGTTGTGTTTTTACAGTTCTTACGATGTCTGATTGAATTTTCTTATCCCACATTTTTTTCCAGATGCCGCAGCAAAGAAAATGCTCTCAGCCTTGGACGATCCATTCACTCGATTCTTGAAACCATTACCTTTTCTGAAGCAAGACTAGCTAGCACCCAAGGTGCCGTGGCAGGTGTACGTTTATCCATTGGCTAGCCGTTGGAGCATCACTTGCGGTGCTCTTTGTAATGTCACTTGGTGGGTTTTGCAGAAATGACTGTCTAGAGACGTTTTATCTTGATAATTGACAACATAAGAGTGCAAAATATTTGACAGCAGATCGCTTATGGTAAGACCTAGATATTATCAATAATTTTAGTCCATTAAATGCTGTCTTAGTGAAAGGGTGTTCTTTTATCATGGTTGAAGGTTGCATGATTTCTGCTAGGTGTTTTGATACTTTTCGGTCTCTACTTGAATGTTGCGTACCTAATTTTTTAGTGGCCAACAATCTTGCACTGATTCTTGCTAGGGGCATCAAGGAAACTCAATAGATGGCTATTTCAGTGGAGATTATACCAGAGATGTTGTTTTGAAGTAAGCTCCTGCACACCATTCTTTTGTATTTCTTTCAGAAGTAATGTTTCATTCTTTTACTTGAGACTAGAGTGGTTGATGCTCATTCATCTTAATTTAATATAGAGTATATGCCAGGAGAGAAAGATATACTTGAAACCCGATGAGGTCAATGATGTGGAGATTTTACCAGAGATGTTGTTTTCAAGTAAGATTTTGTGTGAGATTATACCGATCGCACCAGCACGCCACATTGTTGCTCCACGGCAAAGGCAGCGAGGTAATTTTTCTTTTCGCACCGATGtaattttccttttcttttagcCCACTCCCATGTCTCTTCCGTTCATATTCTAATCACGCATGGTGAGCGGCGGTTTCGACAGCGACTGGCTGGCTGCTGCTAGCTTGTACGTGTGGAAGGCAGTTGTTCACGGCAGACCAGTGAGCGGCGGCGGGTGGGCGCGACCACATGGTGGTTGGAAGGTAGGCTTCGCGGAGTTCAACCTCGGCCACCATCGTACCACGATCTCGGCCCACCCGGAAAGTCGGATGAAGAGGTGGTGGACGGTGAAGACCAATCATTATAGCTGCTGCTCCATTACTTCCGCTCCTCGAAAAGCTCCCAGAAGCCCGACCAACAATGGGATCTTCCTCTGAGGTTCACGCTACTCCTTGTCCAGACTGATCCCGGAGAGGAGAACAAGCCTCCGAGCACGTGCTCGTCAACTCCATGCCGGCCGCTCCAAGCGCCTCTGCTTCGTGTCTTCAAGGCAGGCGCCGAGATAGCCTTTGCAGCGAGCTGTGGTGTGTGGACTCTGCGGCGAGATGGGATTCAGAATCCTTTTCTGTGGTGAGATAACCCTGCCACCACTCATATGCCATTGCATATAAGTGAATCTGTTTTATAGAAATCAATCTTGCACGTTGGTTAGCTCCGTAATTTCTTTTACTCCGTAGCAGACTGAGTTGCTCACAGCCTATTTGCTGGAACGCCAACGAGGAGTCATTTTTCCATCTCCACAAATATTCTTGGTCTCTTCAAATTAATTGCTTCTTAATCCAACTACCATTTTTCAAGATTAGTTCGTTTATATAATATTTATTTTTGTACCAGTGTTGATCAAGTAGGTTATTATTGTGAGGAATCAGCAGTAGGATGCACATGTATTTGTTTCTTGCCACTGGTTGCAAAAGCCTAAAAAATGATATGTTTTATTCACCTCTTCACAGTAATACGAGTATTTTGTTTATTTCCTACTCCCTTTTAGTGTTTACTGATTAGTCACTCTTAAAGGTGAATGCATGTGTATAATAGGTGTGTCATGGCTGCATTTTGCGGCCCCTGACTACTGGAAAGTAATCTTCTTTGGATGATTTGTATTTTTTTCTGGAATTTGTACTTAGATAGCACATCCAAGGAAGGAAAGAGATTGAGGTTGGCACCTCCTGAAGGCATGCATGCTCTTCACCGAGAGAGGGAAGGGCATCTTTTTCTTGGGTTGCAGTTTCCACCTTGTTGTTGGGTGAGGTGAGTCATGATTTCTCTCCTCCCGCTTCATTTTTTAGAGATAATGAACTATAATTTCTGTTTTGTGCTCATGAATTGCATACTTGTAGGTTTATTCGATTTAGAGAtatcacacacacgcgcgcgcgcgcacacacgcacacacttATGATCTATAAGCGAAGCTGCGATTTTGGCAATAGATGCGCGACAAAGTAGTGGTTGGTGTTGGGTTTAATCAATTATCAAATGTTTTGCCAATAACAGAAAATTACCTTCCTCGTAAATTTATCGTCCTTCTGTTTCATGGTCCAGCTGATTCGTTGTTTGTCAGAGCTCTTGTGGATAATCAGACATGGGGTGCATGGCAAAATTAGGACAGACTGAAGGCAGCAAATTCCGCGTTGGCCGTGCACTTTGAGGAGAAGACATTGTCTTTGTATAAGTGCCCCTACAATCATCTCTTTACAGCAGAGATAAGGCCTTCAGGTAATTTGTGATGATCTTTTCAGCATTCTTAATTGATGACATTTCTGAAGGGAGATGATCCTCAGCATTTCATAGTTATTTTTTGTACTGTTGTAATCTCAAATTTCACATTCGAACTTAACTTGTTATCAAATAATTTTGGAACAAAATTTTACTTTTACCTGCCCTCCACAGAACCAAAGGTTCACGAGGACTTTTGTTGCTCTAATGCTTCTTCGATGACCATCTCGCCATTCGCCCTTGCAGATAGATATGGCCGCATAAATCGCACCGATGGATCCAGTCCTTCGCTAGGTCCAACCTACCCTGCACCAGCCTCAAGCACGTGAGACATTGTTACCTTGTGTTCTAACTGGTTACCACAATCAAATCCATTTTTGCCCAGTTAAATTAGTTAGCTCATTTTGTTGATAACTGAGTTGCATTGGTAATATATACTGAACTGTCTTTGGCATTCTGTTTTGCAATATATTCTAATTGTCAGGATTTTTGCTACATTTTTTGTGTAGATTTTAGGGACATTAATGTAGTGCTAATGCCTTCCGTGCAGGTTATTCAGTCAACGCATATTCTGTCTTTTGGCATGTGTATGCTTGCTCTTGTGCTCATGTTGTAATCGTGACCTGTAATCAGTCCATGATCCTTGTGTGACCAGAAGTTGGGCATAACTGCATTGTTACTGAGAAGATGTGAATATTAACTTAGGGATCGGAGCTGAAGCTCTAGCCGATAGCAAAGATATGAAGTCTGTGCTCTGTCTTATGTTTGCAAGTATATTGATGTAACTTCACATCTTGAATGGAGTCACTCCTATGTGTACTGCCGCTGTAATTACACAATATGAATTTTCCGTTTTTGTGATCAGAAATTTTGCCAAGAAACTTGTTGGATTAACTACGATTTTGTCCTATTTACTACTAGCATTTATTCTTATCTCTCAACATATTCTTGCCCCTATCTAGGACACTCGGAAGAAGAGAGCTTCGACTGGGAAACAGCGTGTTGAAGCAATACCTCTTGTTGAACCACCCAAAACCAAAGAAGCCTCTTAGATTGCGAGAAGCCTGTTGTGTTTAGTAAGAAACTTGGCGTAAAATATCCAAAATATCAGAAACACTATGTATTGGGCAGACCTGAAATACTAATATAAGTGTATCCAATTTTTCCTACGATTCCTTTCCTCGCCCATGGACGTGGACCACGTCCCTGGCTTTGCAAGTCCAAGGCTCCAAGCTAGGCGTTATTTTTCATAAAGTTTCTATCGATTTCTAATCAAAATATTTCTATTAGCGTAACCCTACCTGGCGACCTCCATCAGCCGGAGGTATTCCTGGAGTCAAGGCAAGCATGTTGACCAATTGACGTAAATGTGCAATATAAATTTACCTCGGCGCTTTGTTTTTGAATGTGATGGCGTTGTCTGATACGTCTCCTCCGCACCATAAATTTACGTAGGATTAGATTAATGTTAAAAggcccgtagcaacgcacgggcattgtaCTAGTTTTAATAGGACTAAACACCATATCTTCCGTTAGTCATTTGATCTCACTAATAAGATGGTTGTACGCTGATTTGTTCAGAGATCCTTCCTTAATTGTCGGTAATGCATTGAAGCAATCAGATTCGATTGAAGCAAGCAGGCTTTTTAAGACTGATTAAAACCGGCAGGTGAGTCCGATGGATTGTCAAGTCAATGCTTTCCTTAAGTGCATGTAACTCGGCCTCGATAGCATCATTGCAGTAGAAGAGACGTCTATGTGCAGCAAACACCACCTTTCTCGTCCCTTAAAATCATATTTcctccataatgtagtgcatatattTTTTTAAAGTTAAATTTTGCAAACTTTGACCAGGTTTATTGAGAAAACTATTTATATCTGCAATACCATATTTATAAAATGTGGAACTACTACATCTTACTATGAATCTAATAATATATATTTGAcattctagatgtaaatgtttttctgcacaaacttggtcaaagtttatgAGCTTTAACTTAAAAAAAtctatatgcactgcattatAAAAAAGGGAGCGCTAGAGCCCGACAATTCATATGTTTGACAGAAGAACACATCAACGGACACATCAAACCAGCCCAACGGTGGGTGCGGCCAAGGTTGTGGTGGTGGCTTCTGACGAGGCACGGGGCAAGTGGATCATCTGGCTTGCAAGCAGTGGCGATTCCACTAGGGAGGCTTCAATAGGCTTAAGCCTGCCCTCCAAAATCCTATTTAAGCTAAACATACCAttttttttctcgaatacgcaTAGCATGCGTATCTTGCATTAAAGAGAGAGAAAAGGGGTACAAGAGCCCTCCGCCGAGGGTGTTACAACACACCCACTCCACCGTATCTAAGGTACATACAACACCTCGCCTCCTACCCACCTATGTATCCATCTAAAGAAGGGTTCCAAGTCTGACCGTATGAGGTTGGCCGTCTTCCAAGCCCTACCCTCTGAAAGGATCCTACCAAAGAGTCTATTAAGCGACGGGGAGTCGCCGTCAAACACGATCCCATTCCGATGTTTCCGGAGCTCCCAAAGGGAAAGGATGATGATGGTCCGCGAGTCCCTCGCCGGCATGCCGTCTCCTCCTTTGTTCACCAGCCATGATGGTAGCGTGTCGTCCTGCGTTGGCGTCCACTCCGGCTTGCTCAGTGCCGTGCAAATCTGCAGCCAAAAGGACCGGGAGAAGGCGCACTGAAGCATGATGTGGTTCATCGTTTCATCCTCCTGGTCGCAAAGCGGGCAAGCCTCCTGATGCGGCAACCCCCTCCTGGCCAAACGATCCGAGGTCCAACGGCGGTTGCGCACCGCGAGCCAAGTGAAAAAGCGGCACTGAAGGGGGGCCCGATTCTTCCACGTTGCTGCCGCCGTCGGGACCACCTCTCTGCCTGTGAACTTCGCCGCGTAAGCCGAGCTAGCAGAGTAGATCCTGTTCCTCTCCCATGCCCACACGATCCGGTCATGCACTCCCTCCTGGAGTTGAAATCCTTGGACTCGCTCCCACAGCGCCATAAACTGGAGGAGCGCCGGCCCCTCCATATCCGGACCAACGTACTGCACCCACGCGCCATTCGCTAATGCCTCGTTGACGTGGAGTTGCCGACGAACGCGTTTGGGAATCCTAGAGTAGATGGCAGGTGCAACTTCCTCGATCCTATATCCTTCCAGCCACCTGTCCTCCCAGAACAAAGCCTGTCTACCGTCTCCGACTGTCGTGTGCACCGCCGCGTTGCATAGCTGCCTAGCTGCTTTGGGCACCGATATGGTGAACTCACTCCATGGTCTTGAGCTATCTGTTCGAGCGAGCCACGGCCATCTGGCTTGCATGGCGATGTTCATCCACTTAAGGTCTGGAATCCCAAGGCCACCTgcccactgttgggaatcgtagcataatttaaaaaatttctacgctcaccaagatgcatctatggagtctactagcaacgaggggaaaggagtgcatctacatacccttgtagattgcgagcggaagcgttccaatgaacgtggatgacggagtcgtactcgccgtgatccaaatcaccgatgaccgagtgccgaacggacggcacctccgcgttcaacacacgtacggtgcagcgacgtctcctccttcttgatccagcaagggggaaggagaggttgatggagatccagcagcacgacggcgtggtggtggatgtagcgggtctcggcagggctttgccaagcttctgcgagagagagagaggtgttgcaggggaggagggaggcgcccaaggctgtgtgttgctgccctccctccccccccccctttatataggccccctgggggggcgccggcccagggagatgggatctccaaggggggggcggcggccaaagggggggaaggggtgccttgccctccaaggcaagggggaagctccccccctagggttcccaaccctaggcgcatggggggaggcccaaggggggtgccccagcccactaagggctggttcccttccactttcagcccacggggccctccgggataggtggccccacccggtggacccccgggacccttccggtggtcccggtacaataccggtaacccccgaaactttcccggtggccaaaacttgacttcctatatataattcttcacctccggaccattacggaacctctcgtgacgtccgggatctcatccgggactccgaacaactttcaggtttccgcatacatatatctctacaaccctagcgtcaccgaaccttaagtgtgtagaccctacgggttcgggagacatgcagacatgaccgagacgcctctccggtcaataaccaacagcgggatctggataccatattggctcccacatgttccacgatgatctcatcggatgaaccacggtgtcgaggattcaatcaatccgtatgcaattccctttgccaatcggtatgttacttgcccgagattcgatcgtcggtatcccaataccttgttcaatctcgttaccggcaagtctctttactcgtaccgcaatgcatgatcccgtgactaacgccttagtcacattgagctcattatgatgatgcattaccgagtgggcccagagatacctctccgtcacacggagtgacaaatcccagtctcgatccgtgccaacccaacagacactttcggagatacccgtagtgcacctttatagtcacccagttacgttgtgacgtttggcacacccaaagcactcctacggtatccgggagttgcacgatctcatggtctaaggaaaagatacttgacattggaaaagctctagcaaacgaaactacacgatcttttatgctatgcttaggattgggtcttgtccatcacatcattctcctaatgatgtgatcccgttatcaatgacatccaatgtccatagtcaggaaaccatgactatctgttgatcaacgagctagtcaactagaggcttactagggacacgttgtggtatatgtattcacacatgtattacgatttccggacaatacaattatagcatgaacaatagacaattatcatgaataaagaaatataataataaccatttattattgcctctagggcatatttccaacagtctcccacttgcactagagtcaataatctagttacgttgtgatgaatcgaacacccattgcgtcctggtgttgatcatgttttgccctagggagaggtttagtcaacggatctgctacattcaggtccgtatgtactttacaaatatctatgtctccattttgaacactttcacgaatggagttgaagcgacgcttgatatgcctggtcttcctgtgaaacctgggctccttcgcaagggcaatggctccagtgttgtcacagaagagagtcatcgggcccgacgcattgggaatcacccctaggtcggtaatgaactccttcatctagactgcttcctgtgctgcctccgaggctgccatgtactccgcttcacatgtagatcccgccacgacgctttgcttgcaactgcaccagcttactgctcctccattcaaaatatacacgtatccggtttgtgacttcgagtcatccagatctgtgtcgaagctagcgtcgacgtaaccctttacgacgagctcttcgtcacctccataaacgagaaacatatccttagtcctcttcaggtacttcaggatattcttgaccgctgtccagtgttccatgccgggattactttggtatcttcctaccaaacttacggcaaggtttacatcaggtctggtacacagcatggcatacataatagaccctatggccgaggcataggggatgacactcatcttttctatatcttctgccgtggtcgggcattgagccgtgctcaactgcacaccttgcaatacaggcaagaaccccttcttggactgatccatattgaacttcttcaatatcttgtcaaggtatgtactctgtg contains:
- the LOC109764660 gene encoding uncharacterized protein encodes the protein MALDCRALPQPATACVAAVEAARPWLGACGAKSSTDGKDKLQGSAVEVDVPLLWDDEGRMKRELVAWAKAVASMAIRESMRLRSGFIFVRFFILSPTPPHAGQKKPHTRQKKRSIDPILHCRLLSIPSLLQYDPPPRSETIRRCRGPIGAAAGAGQPPHRCARRVAAPAPVAEHSSSSGAPAATTFLLLSGKSAQDQQLLASAAGELSLAEEGGGELAVSLALDASGDAGYDAAAYMGALQARRFGRWMRWSPRMASTDNLVIQNFAKLPVGVVCATYMQFKGRESAAT